A window from Solanum stenotomum isolate F172 chromosome 5, ASM1918654v1, whole genome shotgun sequence encodes these proteins:
- the LOC125865937 gene encoding protein DETOXIFICATION 18-like translates to MTITNLNAPSPEESVVPSAPAPAPTLALSPGQTPSPSPEKTPAPSPEQTPAPVSTLVEQKDNPLNKSCGQIINCKEAKNQVLFSVPMIVVNGCFYFISLVSVMFAGHLGKLELASSNLANSWAMVTGFSFMVGLSGALETLCGQGYGAKMFRMLGIHLQTSSIISFFFSIVVSVIWWYSDRILILLHQEPAIAHEAGVFLKFLIPGLFAYAFLQNIVRFLQAQSIILPLACIAVAALVLHIGIAYALVHWTHLAFKGAALAVSISFWITFITLSLYVLFSKKFSHIRPEGLSSEPLLHLFSNLKLALPSAGMVCLEYWAFEILVLLAGLMPNAETTTSVVAMCVNTETIAYMISYGLSAAASTRVSNEIGAGNIRKAKQAMAVTLKLAIVAALIVDLALGFGHNAWAGLFSDEPEIIRKFASMTPLLLVSFLFDFIQGILSGVARGCGWQRFAMCINLASFYFFGMTIGAVLAFKFNKGYKGLWVGLICGLACQSTSLLLLTFFIKWGKEDQVSKDTNHENEPQP, encoded by the exons ATGACAATAACTAATTTGAACGCCCCTTCACCGGAGGAGAGTGTCGTCCCATCGGCACCGGCACCAGCACCAACTCTGGCACTGTCACCGGGACAAACTCCGTCACCGTCACCGGAAAAAACTCCGGCACCATCACCGGAACAAACTCCGGCACCGGTATCAACATTGGTTGAACAAAAGGACAATCCATTGAACAAGTCTTGTGGACAGATAATCAATTGTAAAGAAGCGAAAAATCAAGTGTTGTTCTCCGTTCCGATGATCGTCGTGAACGGTTGTTTCTACTTCATCAGCCTCGTCTCCGTCATGTTTGCCGGACACCTTGGGAAACTCGAGCTCGCTTCCTCAAATCTTGCTAATTCATGGGCCATGGTTACTGGTTTCTCTTTCATG GTTGGACTAAGTGGTGCACTTGAGACATTATGTGGTCAAGGATACGGTGCGAAAATGTTCAGGATGTTGGGGATACATCTTCAAACATCAAGCATCATAtcattcttcttttctattGTTGTTTCTGTCATCTGGTGGTATTCGGATCGAATTCTGATTTTACTTCATCAAGAACCTGCCATAGCACATGAAGCAggggtgttcttgaagttcctCATACCTGGATTGTTTGCATATGCTTTCTTGCAAAACATTGTGAGGTTTCTTCAAGCTCAATCGATCATCTTACCTTTAGCTTGCATCGCGGTTGCAGCTCTAGTTCTCCACATTGGCATTGCATATGCTCTGGTTCATTGGACACATCTTGCTTTCAAAGGAGCAGCATTAGCTGTTTCGATTTCATTTTGGATCACATTCATTACGTTGAGTCTATACGTGCTTTTCTCCAAGAAATTTAGTCATATTAGGCCCGAAGGTCTCTCATCCGAGCCACTTCTGCATCTTTTTTCAAACTTGAAGTTGGCTTTGCCCTCTGCTGGAATGGTGTG CTTGGAGTATTGGGCGTTTGAGATTCTTGTGTTATTAGCTGGTTTGATGCCAAACGCGGAAACAACTACTTCTGTCGTTGCAATGTG TGTAAATACAGAAACCATAGCCTACATGATATCTTATGGCCTCAGTGCAGCTGCAAG CACGAGGGTGTCAAACGAGATAGGAGCAGGAAATATCCGCAAAGCTAAACAAGCTATGGCTGTTACTCTCAAGCTAGCTATTGTTGCTGCACTCATAGTTGATTTGGCCCTAGGTTTTGGTCATAATGCCTGGGCTGGCCTCTTCAGTGATGAACCGGAGATTATTCGCAAATTTGCCTCAATGACACCTCTCCTATTAGTCTCTTTCTTGTTCGATTTCATACAAGGAATTCTATCAG GAGTGGCAAGAGGATGTGGATGGCAACGTTTCGCAATGTGCATCAACTTGGCAAGTTTCTATTTCTTTGGTATGACAATAGGCGCGGTCTTGGCTTTCAAGTTCAACAAAGGATATAAG GGTTTATGGGTAGGGTTGATTTGTGGTCTAGCATGCCAATCTACTAGCTTGTTGCTATTgacattctttataaaatgggGAAAAGAAGACCAAGTCTCAAAGGATACCAACCATGAAAATGAACCCCAGCCTTAA